One Streptomyces sp. R28 DNA window includes the following coding sequences:
- a CDS encoding 5-formyltetrahydrofolate cyclo-ligase, whose protein sequence is MLRREFLAVRSRLTAVDVQVSASALAGRALELPELAHARTVAAYVSVGSEPGTLALLDALRARGVRVLLPALLPDNDLDWGAYTGEDSLARVQHGGKMALFEPTGERLGPDAVTDADVVLLPGLAVDARGMRLGRGGGSYDRVLARLEGAGAHPSLVVLLYDSEVVERVPAEPHDRPVHAVVTPSGTRRFREP, encoded by the coding sequence ATGTTGCGGCGAGAGTTCCTCGCGGTGAGAAGCAGGTTGACAGCGGTTGACGTGCAGGTATCGGCGTCCGCGCTGGCCGGGCGGGCACTGGAGCTGCCCGAGCTGGCGCATGCGCGCACGGTGGCGGCGTACGTCTCCGTGGGGAGTGAACCCGGCACGCTCGCACTGCTGGACGCGCTGCGCGCGCGGGGCGTGCGTGTCCTGCTGCCCGCCCTCCTGCCCGACAACGACCTCGACTGGGGCGCGTACACCGGAGAGGACTCCCTCGCCCGCGTCCAACACGGCGGAAAGATGGCCCTCTTCGAGCCCACCGGCGAGCGCCTCGGCCCGGACGCCGTGACCGACGCCGACGTCGTGCTGCTGCCGGGCCTCGCGGTCGACGCGCGCGGGATGCGCCTGGGGCGCGGCGGGGGGTCGTACGACCGCGTCCTCGCCCGGCTGGAAGGCGCGGGCGCCCATCCCTCGCTCGTGGTGCTGCTGTACGACTCCGAGGTCGTCGAGCGCGTCCCGGCGGAGCCGCACGACCGGCCGGTGCACGCGGTGGTGACGCCGTCGGGCACGCGCCGTTTCCGGGAGCCCTGA
- the galU gene encoding UTP--glucose-1-phosphate uridylyltransferase GalU, producing MTQSHPRISKAVIPAAGLGTRFLPATKATPKEMLPVVDKPAIQYVVEEAVSAGLDDVLMITGRNKRPLEDHFDRNYELESALQKKGDAGRLAKVQESSDLATMHYVRQGDPRGLGHAVLCAAPHVGHEPFAVLLGDDLIDPRDPLLKRMVEVQEQHGGSVIALMEVAPEQIHLYGCAAVDPTGDSDVVKVHDLVEKPAVADAPSNYAIIGRYVLDPHIFDILRKTEPGRGGEIQLTDALQQLSQDEKVGGPVHGVVFKGRRYDTGDRGDYLRAIVRLACEREDLGPDFRTWLRSYVAEEM from the coding sequence ATGACTCAGTCGCACCCTCGGATCAGCAAGGCTGTCATCCCCGCAGCGGGCCTCGGTACCCGGTTCCTGCCGGCCACCAAAGCCACTCCCAAGGAGATGCTGCCGGTCGTCGACAAGCCGGCGATCCAGTACGTGGTCGAAGAGGCCGTCTCCGCCGGCCTCGACGATGTCCTCATGATCACGGGCCGCAACAAGCGCCCCCTGGAGGACCACTTCGACCGCAACTACGAGCTGGAATCCGCCCTGCAGAAGAAGGGCGACGCCGGCCGGCTCGCGAAGGTGCAGGAGTCCAGTGACCTCGCGACCATGCATTACGTGCGCCAGGGCGACCCCAGGGGCCTCGGCCACGCCGTCCTGTGCGCCGCCCCGCACGTCGGCCACGAGCCCTTCGCCGTCCTGCTCGGCGACGACCTGATCGACCCGCGCGACCCGCTGCTCAAGCGGATGGTCGAGGTCCAGGAGCAGCACGGCGGCAGTGTCATCGCGCTCATGGAGGTCGCGCCCGAGCAGATCCACCTCTACGGGTGCGCGGCCGTCGACCCCACCGGCGACAGCGACGTGGTCAAGGTCCACGACCTGGTCGAGAAGCCCGCCGTCGCGGACGCCCCGTCGAACTACGCGATCATCGGCCGTTACGTCCTCGACCCGCACATCTTCGACATACTGCGCAAGACCGAGCCGGGCCGCGGCGGCGAGATCCAGCTCACCGACGCCCTCCAGCAGCTCTCGCAGGACGAGAAGGTCGGCGGCCCGGTGCACGGCGTCGTCTTCAAGGGCCGCCGCTATGACACCGGTGACCGCGGCGACTATCTGCGTGCCATTGTCAGACTCGCATGCGAACGTGAGGACCTGGGCCCGGACTTCCGGACCTGGCTTCGCAGTTACGTAGCCGAGGAGATGTAG